One genomic segment of Marinitoga piezophila KA3 includes these proteins:
- a CDS encoding DegV family protein yields MKIGIVTDNTCNLTQEFMEKNDIGYASLYILRNGNHVKAIDLCQTTFYEDLKVGSYVPLTSQPSVKDFEEVYRDMLKRYDYLITVTISEKLSGTLNSARLAASMVDEKRIFLLDSKLTSYGLGFLVLELMERIKSGMYSVEQLVEYAREFYKSTRIYFSVTNLDYLYKGGRIGKAKALMGGLLNMKPVLSLTEGEIIPVKNVRGIGKMVKELANLGLERIDSMRLKRLAVIHTGNLKYGGQLLEELRSRGIKDEDIVYSMLDTVIGTHLGPEAVGVITQWE; encoded by the coding sequence ATGAAAATAGGTATAGTTACCGATAATACGTGTAATTTAACACAGGAATTTATGGAAAAAAACGATATTGGATATGCTTCATTATATATTTTAAGAAACGGAAATCATGTAAAAGCAATTGATTTATGCCAGACAACTTTTTATGAGGACTTAAAAGTTGGATCATACGTACCTTTAACCTCTCAACCTTCTGTAAAGGATTTTGAAGAGGTATACAGGGATATGCTAAAAAGATATGATTATCTTATTACAGTTACAATTTCTGAAAAATTAAGCGGGACATTAAATTCTGCAAGATTAGCAGCTTCTATGGTTGATGAAAAAAGAATATTTTTACTGGATTCAAAATTAACCAGTTACGGTTTAGGTTTTCTTGTTTTGGAATTAATGGAAAGAATAAAAAGTGGAATGTATAGCGTCGAACAACTTGTTGAATATGCAAGGGAATTTTACAAGTCTACAAGAATATATTTTAGCGTTACCAATTTAGATTATTTATACAAGGGTGGTAGAATTGGTAAAGCAAAGGCATTAATGGGTGGATTGCTTAATATGAAGCCAGTCCTTTCATTGACTGAAGGGGAAATTATACCTGTAAAAAATGTGAGAGGTATTGGTAAGATGGTAAAGGAATTGGCAAATTTAGGACTTGAAAGAATTGATTCCATGAGATTAAAGAGATTGGCAGTGATTCATACTGGCAATTTAAAATATGGTGGCCAATTGTTAGAAGAATTAAGAAGTAGAGGAATAAAAGATGAAGATATAGTTTATTCAATGTTGGATACAGTAATAGGAACTCATTTAGGACCTGAAGCGGTAGGGGTGATAACACAATGGGAGTAA
- a CDS encoding nitronate monooxygenase, with product MNRVTEILNIKYPIFEGGMAWVGTPKLAAAVSNAGGLGTIGAGSMTPEILEKAIDEINTLTDKTYAVNIILVNPYADQLVEIAIKKKVPVLVFGAGNPGKYIPELKENNIKVMAVVSSENLALRLQKAGVDIIIGEGMECGGHIGDVTTMVLIPKLVEVLDIPVVAAGGIADIRGMKAVIELGAEGIQMGTRFVATHECEAHENYKNLILKAGIRDAIVTGATMGHPARVLKTKFAKKIKKLEVASPEEAEELMVGSLRKAFVDGDLENGSFMAGQSAGLINEIRSVKEIVEEFGMEFEKILKERGAEK from the coding sequence ATGAATAGAGTTACAGAAATACTAAATATAAAATATCCAATTTTTGAAGGCGGTATGGCCTGGGTAGGAACGCCAAAACTTGCAGCAGCTGTATCAAATGCAGGTGGTTTGGGAACTATTGGTGCAGGAAGTATGACACCGGAAATATTGGAAAAAGCAATAGATGAAATAAATACATTAACCGATAAAACATATGCGGTTAATATAATTCTCGTTAATCCATATGCTGATCAATTAGTTGAAATAGCAATAAAAAAGAAAGTACCTGTATTGGTTTTCGGTGCTGGAAATCCAGGGAAATATATTCCAGAATTAAAAGAAAACAATATAAAGGTTATGGCTGTAGTTTCTTCTGAAAACCTCGCTTTGAGACTTCAAAAAGCTGGTGTGGACATAATAATTGGAGAAGGAATGGAATGTGGTGGCCATATAGGTGATGTTACTACGATGGTTCTTATACCAAAATTAGTTGAAGTTCTTGATATTCCTGTAGTTGCAGCTGGCGGAATAGCGGATATTAGGGGAATGAAGGCCGTAATAGAACTTGGTGCCGAAGGAATACAAATGGGGACACGTTTTGTCGCTACTCATGAATGTGAGGCACATGAAAATTACAAAAATCTTATTTTAAAAGCTGGAATTAGAGATGCTATTGTAACAGGTGCGACAATGGGACATCCAGCAAGAGTTTTAAAAACAAAGTTTGCAAAGAAAATAAAGAAACTTGAAGTTGCATCACCGGAGGAAGCAGAAGAATTGATGGTTGGTAGTTTAAGAAAAGCATTTGTTGATGGTGATTTAGAAAATGGTTCTTTCATGGCTGGGCAAAGTGCTGGATTAATAAATGAAATAAGAAGTGTAAAAGAAATTGTAGAAGAATTTGGTATGGAATTTGAGAAAATTTTAAAAGAGAGAGGTGCTGAAAAATGA
- the aroF gene encoding 3-deoxy-7-phosphoheptulonate synthase — MDIKIISKENILDDYKVNISEDVFFGKGYFTIIAGPCSVESKEIVEETAHFLSELEIKIMRGGVFKPRTSPYSFQGLGKKGLEYLKSASEKYNLKIITEALEEESLEIVNKCADIIQIGSRNSQNYGLLKKVGQMSKPVLLKRGFMMTIKEFLYSAEYIALEGNKNIILCERGIRTFETQTRNTLDISAVPVLKNETFLPIIIDPSHAAGRRDIIPDLIRASLAVGAMGIMVEVHPKPEKALSDGKQSLTFKEFEEVVKELRELSKAFGVEII, encoded by the coding sequence ATGGACATAAAAATAATTTCAAAAGAGAATATCTTGGATGATTATAAAGTAAATATATCAGAAGATGTATTTTTTGGAAAAGGTTATTTTACAATAATTGCTGGACCATGTTCTGTAGAAAGCAAGGAGATTGTTGAAGAAACTGCGCATTTCCTTTCAGAACTGGAAATAAAAATAATGCGTGGAGGAGTTTTCAAACCAAGGACTTCTCCATATTCTTTTCAGGGGCTTGGCAAAAAAGGATTGGAATATTTAAAGTCTGCCTCTGAAAAATATAATTTGAAAATAATAACAGAAGCTCTTGAGGAAGAGAGTCTTGAAATTGTAAATAAATGCGCAGATATAATTCAAATAGGCTCAAGAAATTCTCAGAATTATGGACTTTTAAAAAAAGTTGGTCAAATGTCTAAGCCGGTGTTGTTAAAACGTGGTTTTATGATGACAATTAAAGAGTTTCTATATTCTGCGGAATATATAGCCCTTGAAGGAAATAAAAATATAATATTGTGCGAAAGAGGTATTAGAACCTTTGAAACACAGACAAGAAATACTCTGGATATATCTGCTGTGCCAGTATTGAAAAACGAAACTTTTTTACCAATTATAATTGATCCAAGCCATGCGGCTGGAAGAAGGGATATAATTCCTGATCTCATAAGAGCTTCACTTGCTGTTGGAGCAATGGGAATAATGGTTGAAGTACATCCTAAACCAGAAAAAGCCCTTTCCGATGGGAAGCAAAGTTTAACTTTCAAAGAATTTGAAGAGGTTGTGAAAGAATTAAGAGAATTATCAAAGGCTTTCGGAGTTGAAATTATATGA
- a CDS encoding Rpn family recombination-promoting nuclease/putative transposase: MGIYDQLFKEIFSDKEMVLEFINMFIPKLKSYGISAEDITIEHTKFTDIKYGDKESDLLFKVKYFENEVYLYLLIEHQSTVDYLMQFRILEYMVRIWKNYINEHKKESRTKGFKLIPIMPIVFYTGKRKWTAENWFMKKVENWEMFDEYTPKFKYEVIDLSQISEEQLINIKNALGLLLALNKAERNKIQKIIYEIKEELEKLPDKEKEKFRNYVNGVIKTLVKRNGELELPEEVFEEEVENMFENFVKAVNEAIHDALEKGYKEGMEKGKKDGFQQGIQEGIQEGIQQGIQQGILEGERRKAITLLRVQLLKKFGEDIKIYLDKLENMNLDELNNLAENIFDITLDEVIDILKNK, encoded by the coding sequence ATGGGAATATACGATCAATTATTCAAGGAAATATTTTCCGATAAAGAAATGGTACTTGAATTTATAAATATGTTTATTCCTAAATTAAAAAGTTATGGGATTTCAGCAGAAGATATAACAATAGAACATACAAAATTTACAGATATAAAATATGGAGATAAGGAAAGTGATTTACTATTTAAAGTAAAATATTTTGAAAATGAAGTATATCTATATTTATTGATAGAACATCAATCAACTGTAGATTATTTAATGCAATTTAGAATACTCGAATATATGGTACGAATATGGAAAAATTATATAAATGAACATAAAAAAGAATCGAGAACAAAAGGGTTTAAATTAATACCAATAATGCCGATAGTATTTTATACAGGAAAAAGAAAATGGACGGCTGAAAATTGGTTTATGAAAAAAGTAGAAAATTGGGAAATGTTTGATGAATATACACCAAAATTTAAATATGAAGTAATTGATTTAAGCCAAATTTCTGAGGAACAATTAATAAATATAAAAAATGCATTAGGTTTATTATTAGCTTTAAATAAAGCAGAACGAAATAAAATTCAGAAAATAATATATGAAATAAAAGAAGAGTTGGAAAAATTGCCTGATAAAGAAAAGGAAAAATTTAGAAATTATGTGAACGGAGTGATAAAAACTCTCGTCAAAAGGAATGGGGAATTGGAACTTCCTGAAGAAGTTTTTGAAGAGGAGGTGGAAAATATGTTTGAGAATTTTGTAAAAGCGGTAAATGAAGCGATTCATGATGCTCTAGAAAAGGGATATAAAGAAGGAATGGAAAAAGGTAAAAAAGATGGATTTCAACAAGGAATTCAAGAAGGAATTCAAGAAGGAATTCAACAGGGAATTCAACAGGGAATATTAGAAGGTGAAAGAAGAAAAGCGATAACGCTATTACGGGTTCAATTGTTAAAAAAATTTGGAGAAGATATAAAAATTTATCTGGATAAACTTGAAAACATGAATCTAGATGAATTAAATAATCTGGCTGAAAATATATTTGATATAACATTAGATGAAGTAATTGATATTCTCAAAAATAAGTAA
- the pcp gene encoding pyroglutamyl-peptidase I, which produces MKVLVTGFEPFDGEKINPSFEAVKRLSSSIYGGEIIRLEIPTVFYKSIETLRSKMCEEQPDIVICVGQAGGRARISIERVAINIDDAKIPDNEGQKPEDKPIFFDGENAYFSNLPIKKIKKELEGIGIPAEISNSAGTFVCNHLLYGLMYYIERDFKKTLGGFIHVPYLPEQIIDKKGNLPSMSLENIVKALEQIIKTSIKESIT; this is translated from the coding sequence ATGAAAGTATTAGTGACAGGTTTTGAACCATTTGATGGTGAAAAGATTAATCCATCTTTTGAAGCGGTAAAGCGATTATCAAGCAGTATTTATGGTGGTGAGATAATAAGGTTAGAAATCCCAACGGTATTTTATAAATCCATAGAAACATTAAGAAGTAAAATGTGTGAGGAGCAACCGGATATAGTAATATGTGTTGGTCAAGCTGGTGGAAGGGCAAGAATATCAATAGAAAGAGTGGCAATAAATATCGATGATGCCAAAATTCCGGATAATGAAGGGCAAAAACCAGAGGATAAGCCTATATTCTTTGATGGTGAAAATGCATATTTTTCCAATCTTCCTATAAAAAAGATAAAAAAGGAGTTGGAAGGTATAGGTATTCCAGCAGAGATATCAAACAGCGCAGGAACCTTTGTTTGCAACCATTTATTGTATGGATTGATGTATTATATTGAAAGGGATTTTAAAAAAACTTTAGGTGGATTTATTCATGTTCCTTATCTTCCTGAACAAATTATTGATAAAAAAGGAAATCTTCCAAGTATGTCATTGGAAAATATAGTAAAGGCACTTGAACAAATTATAAAAACAAGCATTAAGGAATCTATAACATAA
- the fabD gene encoding ACP S-malonyltransferase: MIAFVFPGQGSQTLGMGKEILEKYPEYEKYLDIASESISVDLKGIIFGDDEQLLTLTENTQPSLLTISYIMYLYAIEKLNIVPDVVAGHSLGEWTALAGAGVLSFEDAVKLVRLRGKYMSEACPPGVGGMGAIIGLDIEKINEVLKEFENINVANHNSPEQIVISGDKKEVQKALEVMKEKGAKKVVELNVSGPFHSKLVAPAQEKMADELAKIEFKTPKYKVIQNYSAEVEEDPEKIKENLIKQITGTVRWVESIKKMKEIGVEKVYEVGPGKVLTGLVKRIDKTLQPQSILKVK; this comes from the coding sequence ATGATAGCATTTGTATTTCCTGGCCAGGGTTCACAAACACTTGGAATGGGAAAAGAAATACTTGAAAAATATCCTGAATATGAGAAATATTTAGATATAGCATCAGAAAGCATAAGTGTTGATTTAAAAGGGATAATATTTGGTGATGATGAACAATTATTAACTTTGACAGAAAATACTCAACCTTCATTATTAACTATATCTTATATAATGTATTTATATGCAATTGAAAAATTAAATATTGTTCCAGATGTAGTAGCTGGACATTCGTTAGGGGAATGGACAGCGTTAGCAGGAGCTGGAGTATTATCTTTTGAAGATGCAGTAAAATTGGTTAGGTTGAGAGGAAAATACATGAGTGAAGCATGTCCTCCAGGTGTAGGAGGTATGGGGGCAATAATAGGACTTGATATAGAAAAAATAAATGAAGTTTTAAAGGAATTTGAAAATATAAATGTAGCAAATCATAATTCTCCTGAACAGATAGTAATAAGCGGAGATAAAAAGGAAGTACAAAAGGCTTTAGAAGTAATGAAAGAAAAAGGTGCGAAAAAGGTAGTTGAATTAAATGTTAGTGGCCCTTTCCATTCAAAATTAGTTGCACCAGCCCAGGAAAAAATGGCAGATGAATTGGCAAAAATAGAGTTCAAAACACCAAAGTATAAGGTGATTCAGAATTATTCCGCAGAGGTTGAGGAAGATCCGGAAAAAATAAAGGAGAATCTCATAAAACAGATAACCGGTACTGTAAGATGGGTTGAATCAATAAAGAAGATGAAGGAAATAGGTGTTGAAAAAGTATATGAAGTTGGACCTGGAAAGGTTTTGACAGGCCTTGTAAAAAGAATAGACAAAACATTACAACCTCAAAGTATATTAAAGGTAAAATAA
- the aroA gene encoding 3-phosphoshikimate 1-carboxyvinyltransferase: MRIMPIKKIRAKLSMPADKSITHRALILSSLAKDESIINNLLLSEDTKRTFEILKKIGMRFSGDFNKLKIIPQKIKEDKYELYCGNSGTTARLLSGYFTSKNGLFLLTGDQSLSKRPMKRVVEPLRQMGANIETRNNKLPLKIIGGKLKGIDYTLPISSAQVKSAIIIAGLDAEGKTIIRGDKSSRDHTERMLEYMGANIKVSKNYVEIQKSELYPLKNFYIPGDISSAAFFITLGILHENAKITIENVGLNNTRMGYIEILKSMGANIEYEIIENEPEPYGNIYVETSKDLHGIEIPENLIPAAIDELPLLALVGTNVDGKIILRNATELRVKESDRIKSIVDNFKNLGIRIKEYPDGFEISGKQRIKGGKIETFGDHRIAMMFGIAGLISEEGIYIENEKDVEISFPEFFQLINQLSKEF, translated from the coding sequence ATGAGGATAATGCCAATAAAAAAGATAAGGGCTAAATTGAGTATGCCAGCTGATAAGTCCATTACACATAGAGCGTTGATATTATCTTCACTGGCAAAAGATGAAAGTATTATCAATAATTTATTATTATCAGAGGATACAAAAAGGACATTTGAAATATTGAAGAAAATAGGAATGCGTTTTTCAGGAGATTTTAATAAACTTAAGATAATACCTCAAAAAATAAAAGAAGATAAATATGAATTATATTGTGGTAATTCAGGAACAACAGCCCGTTTGCTGAGTGGATACTTTACGTCAAAAAACGGGCTGTTTTTGTTAACTGGGGATCAATCCCTTTCCAAAAGGCCTATGAAACGAGTTGTAGAACCATTAAGACAAATGGGAGCGAATATTGAGACTCGGAATAATAAATTGCCATTAAAAATAATAGGAGGAAAATTAAAAGGGATAGATTATACTTTACCTATTTCAAGCGCTCAGGTTAAATCAGCGATAATAATAGCAGGATTAGATGCGGAAGGAAAAACAATAATTAGAGGAGATAAGAGTTCAAGGGATCATACTGAAAGAATGTTAGAATATATGGGAGCTAATATAAAGGTTAGTAAGAATTATGTAGAAATTCAAAAATCGGAATTATATCCATTAAAAAATTTTTATATTCCTGGTGATATATCTTCAGCAGCATTTTTTATAACCCTTGGAATATTGCATGAAAATGCTAAAATCACAATAGAAAATGTTGGATTAAATAATACAAGAATGGGATATATTGAAATATTAAAATCAATGGGGGCTAATATTGAATATGAAATTATTGAAAATGAACCGGAACCATATGGAAATATTTATGTTGAAACATCAAAAGATTTACATGGAATTGAGATTCCTGAGAATCTAATTCCTGCGGCAATAGATGAATTGCCACTTTTAGCTTTAGTTGGAACAAATGTTGATGGGAAAATAATTTTAAGAAATGCAACAGAGTTGAGGGTAAAAGAAAGCGATAGGATAAAATCAATAGTTGATAATTTCAAGAATTTAGGAATTAGAATTAAAGAATATCCTGACGGTTTTGAAATATCTGGAAAACAGAGAATAAAAGGTGGAAAGATTGAAACATTTGGCGACCACAGAATAGCTATGATGTTTGGTATAGCGGGATTAATTAGCGAAGAGGGTATATACATTGAAAATGAAAAAGATGTTGAAATATCTTTTCCAGAATTTTTTCAACTTATAAATCAATTAAGCAAAGAGTTTTAG
- the fabZ gene encoding 3-hydroxyacyl-ACP dehydratase FabZ, producing MNIDEIMKILPHRYPFLLVDGVEEVSENKIIAYKNVSVNEPFFQGHFPQYPIMPGVLIIEGLAQTAGLLLMKDLKDDAIPLFLGIDKARFKKEVRPGDKLVYEVELIQEKMGMYKLSGKGKVNGKVVTSAEILVGIKKG from the coding sequence ATGAATATTGATGAAATAATGAAAATATTACCACATAGATATCCTTTTTTGTTGGTTGATGGTGTGGAAGAAGTTTCAGAAAATAAAATAATTGCATATAAAAATGTGTCGGTAAATGAACCGTTTTTTCAGGGGCATTTTCCACAATATCCAATAATGCCGGGGGTACTTATTATAGAAGGCCTCGCACAAACTGCCGGATTATTATTGATGAAGGATTTAAAAGATGATGCAATACCATTGTTTTTAGGTATAGACAAGGCAAGATTTAAAAAAGAGGTTCGTCCTGGAGATAAGCTTGTATATGAAGTTGAATTGATTCAGGAGAAAATGGGTATGTATAAATTAAGTGGAAAAGGAAAGGTGAATGGAAAAGTAGTAACAAGTGCTGAAATACTTGTTGGAATAAAGAAGGGATAA
- the fabF gene encoding beta-ketoacyl-ACP synthase II produces the protein MRKVAVTGLGTINSIAKNTKEFKEELKKMTIGIDHITQFDTTDHKVKIAAEVKDFEPTLYMDKKLARRYDRFLQFAIAATKEALEDSNLEGEDWKENAAVIVASGIGGFKTLYKEFLKMEKKGPRVVSPFLIPMMISDMASGVVSIEFGLKGPNFNTVSACASSLHAIIMGSMLIRHGYVDVAIVGGTEATIDPMPIAAFANMMALSTRNDDPKTASRPFDKDRDGFVMAEGAGVIVLESEEHAKKRNANIYGYVEGFGMTGDAYHISAPDENGTGAAKAVELALEDAKVDPEKVKLANCHATSTPAGDIAETRALRSAFGEHAKKIYIQGTKSLVGHGLGAAAAIEFIGMVLQMKEGFIHGMPSLFEPNDELKDLNFPKETIEEKVEYAIKNSFGFGGHNASIVYKSL, from the coding sequence ATGAGAAAAGTAGCAGTAACAGGATTAGGAACTATTAATTCAATAGCAAAAAACACAAAGGAATTTAAGGAAGAATTAAAAAAGATGACTATAGGTATTGATCACATAACTCAATTTGACACAACAGATCATAAGGTAAAGATTGCAGCAGAGGTTAAAGATTTTGAACCAACGTTATATATGGATAAAAAGCTTGCAAGAAGATATGACAGATTTTTACAGTTTGCAATTGCAGCAACAAAAGAAGCATTGGAAGATAGTAATCTTGAAGGAGAAGATTGGAAGGAAAATGCAGCAGTAATTGTTGCATCAGGAATAGGTGGATTTAAAACATTATATAAGGAATTTTTGAAAATGGAAAAGAAAGGTCCAAGAGTTGTTAGTCCTTTCTTGATACCAATGATGATTTCTGATATGGCTTCAGGTGTTGTTTCAATAGAATTTGGATTAAAAGGTCCTAATTTTAATACAGTAAGTGCCTGTGCATCATCATTACATGCAATAATTATGGGAAGTATGTTAATAAGACATGGTTATGTAGATGTTGCAATAGTTGGAGGAACTGAAGCAACAATAGATCCAATGCCAATAGCTGCATTTGCTAATATGATGGCATTATCAACAAGAAATGATGATCCTAAGACTGCATCAAGACCATTTGATAAAGATAGAGATGGTTTTGTAATGGCTGAAGGTGCAGGGGTTATTGTGCTTGAATCTGAAGAACACGCTAAAAAGAGAAATGCAAATATTTATGGATATGTAGAAGGATTTGGTATGACAGGTGATGCTTATCATATAAGTGCTCCTGATGAAAATGGGACTGGTGCAGCTAAAGCTGTGGAATTAGCTCTTGAAGATGCAAAGGTTGATCCAGAAAAGGTAAAACTTGCAAATTGTCATGCTACTTCAACACCTGCTGGAGATATTGCTGAAACACGAGCTCTAAGAAGTGCATTTGGAGAACATGCTAAAAAAATATATATCCAGGGAACAAAATCATTGGTAGGACATGGATTAGGTGCAGCAGCAGCAATAGAATTTATAGGTATGGTATTGCAGATGAAAGAAGGATTTATTCATGGAATGCCAAGTTTATTTGAACCCAATGATGAATTAAAAGATTTGAATTTCCCAAAAGAAACTATAGAAGAAAAGGTAGAATATGCCATAAAGAATTCATTTGGATTTGGAGGACATAATGCATCGATAGTGTATAAAAGTTTGTAA
- a CDS encoding 3-oxoacyl-ACP synthase III family protein, with product MKIKEINAYIPERVLDNKELAERFNVSEEWIYKRTGIKKRFVSELDIFQMGMKATEGLNLNGVDTVLFVSSVGAHYVPYYVRAFEELKIATPRYGIDISNGFVGFITSLHIANSMFRENIANKILMIISEKLSDLVEPDDINTAILFSDAAVAMILENHDNCVCDHRVHYDPEYLDALNINENKKIKMDGKRVYKFAVNNMRKMIDAYFKEYGEKIVVPHQANKRILESVKKYYKNTEFIDIIEGYGNTGAASIPVSLFVKYGNNEISLKDYLFISVGGGMTASGIAWRCGNE from the coding sequence ATGAAAATTAAAGAAATTAATGCATATATTCCTGAAAGAGTGTTGGATAATAAAGAACTTGCAGAAAGGTTTAATGTTTCTGAAGAATGGATATATAAAAGAACAGGAATAAAAAAAAGGTTTGTATCCGAACTGGATATATTTCAAATGGGAATGAAGGCAACAGAAGGTTTAAATTTAAATGGTGTTGATACTGTATTATTTGTATCTTCAGTAGGAGCACATTATGTTCCTTATTATGTAAGAGCATTTGAAGAATTGAAAATAGCAACGCCAAGATACGGAATAGATATATCAAACGGATTTGTTGGTTTCATTACTTCTTTGCATATTGCAAATTCAATGTTTAGAGAAAATATAGCCAATAAAATATTGATGATTATATCGGAAAAATTATCGGATCTTGTTGAACCTGATGATATAAATACTGCTATCTTATTTTCTGATGCGGCTGTAGCCATGATTTTGGAAAATCATGACAATTGTGTATGTGATCATAGGGTTCATTATGATCCAGAATATCTTGATGCATTAAATATAAATGAAAATAAAAAGATAAAAATGGATGGTAAAAGGGTATATAAATTTGCAGTCAATAATATGAGAAAAATGATAGATGCGTATTTTAAGGAATATGGAGAAAAGATAGTAGTTCCTCATCAGGCAAACAAAAGGATACTGGAAAGTGTAAAAAAATATTATAAAAACACTGAATTTATAGATATAATAGAAGGTTATGGAAATACGGGAGCAGCCAGTATACCGGTATCTTTATTTGTAAAATATGGCAATAATGAAATATCGTTAAAGGATTATTTATTTATATCGGTTGGTGGTGGGATGACGGCATCAGGAATTGCATGGAGGTGTGGTAATGAATAG